A stretch of DNA from Candidatus Bathyarchaeia archaeon:
TATGGAGCGCTATACGGAAACATGCCGATTCATATTGTGCGCCAATTATAGTGGGAAAATAATAGAGCCCATACAGTCGCGTTGTGCACCCTTCCGCTTTACATACTTGCCACGCGAGGAACATGACAAGTATTTGCGCTACATAGCAGAAAACGAGGGCGTAAAACTTCTAAATGATGGGCTGGACGCCATCTACGAGGTTTGTGGCGGAGACCTACGAAGGGCAATAAACACTTTGCAAGCAGCCGCTTCGCTTGGCAAACCTATAGACGCAAAAATTGTTTATTCAATTACTGGAAGAGCCAACCCAGCAGACGTGCAGAAAATGATTGAAACAGCCATGAGGGGCGACTTCCTTGAGGCGCGAAAGCAGCTACGCGATATGATTCAGAAGTATGGTGTGGCTGGAAGCGACATAATCCGCCAAATCCACACAGAAATTTTCAGGGCAGACATTCCAGAACCATGGAAAATAAAATTGGCAGACATTGTTGGAGAAATCGATTATAGGCTTGTTGAGGGCGCAGATGAAGAGGTCCAATTAAGCGCACTGCTAGCCAGACTTGTCGAGGCAGCCTACGAAATTAGGGGCTCAAGAAAGGTGTAAAATGTGTATCAGCCTTGGACCGTTAAGTATAAGCCAAAAAGCTTGGGAGAGGTTGTTGGAAATCGGGAAGCCATACAAAAGTTTGTTGAATGGGTAAAATCGTGGGATAAGGGAATCCCGAAAAAGAGGGCAGCCTTCCTTTATGGTCCGCCTGGTGTTGGGAAAACTGTTACTGTGGAGGCTTTGGCAAGCGATTTTAGAATGGAGTTGGTGGAGAAAAATGCCAGCGACTATAGAACAGAAGAGGCCGTTAAACGCTTTGCTGGACTTGCATCCCAATATGGCTCATTATTCGGCACGAGAAGGATAATACTATTCGATGAGTTGGACGGTTTAACTGGAACAGCGGACAAGGGCGGAGTTAAAGCCATAACAGACATAATAAAAACGGCTCAATGTCCAATAGTGCTTATCGCCAACAACGCCTTTGACCCACGGTTTACTAACCTACGCAACTACTGCCTCCTAATAGAGTTTAAAAAGCCTCCAGTAACCGATGTCTTAAAACATTTGAAGGCTATATGCCTAAAAGAGGGCATAGACGCTGAAGAAAACGCCTTAAAGTTTATAGCCCAACGCTCAGAAGGCGACATCCGCTCCGCTGTAACAGACCTCCAAGCTTTGGCGCAGGGCAAAAAAAGCCTAACATATGAAGATGTGGCATGGTTGGGCTTCAGAGACCGACAAGAAACAATATTCACAGTTTTGAGAATGATTTTGTATGGAAAAACATGCGAAGGAGCTAAACGCGCAGTGAACATGGCGGACGTGGACATTGACATGCTCTTTGAATGGATATACGAAAACGTTCCCGATCATCTCACCGACCCGCATGATTTAGCCGAAGCTATGGATGCACTTTCAATGGCTGATGTTTACAGAGGCAGAATTCGCGCAACCCAGGACTGGAGCTTTATACGCTACGTTATCGATTATATGACTGCTGGAGTTGCGATGGCTAGGCAAAACACGAAGGCTCATGGATTTATCCCGTTCAAGTTCCCAACACGCATACAAATGTTATCTAGGTCTAAAGCTGAACGCGCAACCCAACTGAACATCGGGCAGAAAATCAAGCGGAAATGCCACATATCTGCCAATAGAGCGTCAAAGGAAATCATTCCCTATCTTAAGATAATATTCAAGAATAATGTTAATATGGCTGCAGGAATTGCGAAATGGCTTGACTTAGACGCAGAAATGATTGAGTATTTGGCAGAGGACAAGAAAAAAGCGGATGCTATTGCTAAACTTGTAGGTTAATGGAAAAAGAAAGGGAAAATTGAAATTTTCGCGCTTTATGATGGTTGTGTTGGTTGTGCAGGTGGGGGCGGGGCTGTTTTTGGTTTTTTGGAATACATTAGAAGCGCTACCACCGCTAAAACTAGTGCTATTATGCCAAGTCCCAAACCGCCTAGAGCAAACATTGGAGCTGTGAGGTCAGCGGCTTGGGCTGTTAGCGTTATTGATGTGCTTTCTGCTGCGGTGTGCTGTGCATCACCTGCCCAGCTTGCTTTTACTTGCCACGTTCCGGCTTTGTCAAGCTTGATGGTATACGTGAAGGTTCCAGTGCTGGTTGATTGAACGGTTTTTGTTGTGCTTGTGCCGTTTGGCATGGTGTATGTCAGGATTATGTTTGCTGTTTGTCCCGGCGTCAGCGCTCCATTTATTGTTATTTCTTCGCCAACGTTAACTGTTAGTTGCGAGGCTGTTATGGACAGTGTACTTTGTATTTTTGTCACTGTTAATGGTGCTGGTGCACTTTCCGCTGCTTTGTATTGTTCGTCGCCGCTCCAGCTTGCTTTTATCTGCCATTCCCCAACTTGGTCTACCGTAAACGTATCAGTGAAAACTCCATTTTGGTTTGAGTGAACGGTGCTTGTGCTGGTGGAGCTATCTGGTTTGGTGTAATGTAGAGTTATTGCCGCCGTTTTAGCTGGATAAAGAACGCCGCTTACGCTTATGCTATCTCCAACTTTCGCTATGTAACTTGAAAGTGTAAGGGTTATTAGGCTTGGAGCCTTTTCAACGGTCAATGTGGTTGTCGCGGCTGCACCTTCATGCTCATAGTCACCTTTCCAGGTTGCACGAATTAGGTAGTTTCCAACAGCCCCCGGAATCCAGGTAAACGTGTATTCTCCATTTTCGTTCGTTATAGCTTTACCTATAATTACTAAAACTGGTAAAGGTTCACGTGAAAATTCTATCGTCACTTCCGCATTTGGTATTGGGTTATCGCCTGTTTCATCAGTGATTCTTCCGCTTATTATTACATGGCTGCCTATCACCATACTTGACGGACTAACGCTTACCGTGATTGAACTTGCAACTTTGCTGACACTCCATATTGCCAATTCAGATTGTGTGGGTGTTGGCATCATGAAAGCCCAAGCATAGCCTATGGTTACTATCTCGATGGTTCCATCTGCGTCTACATCGCCTATCGAGACATCCTCAATGTTGGTTGCGTTCCCCCACTCTTTAGACTCCTTCGTGGTTAATATTTTTCCGTCCCAAGAAAGAACTCTGATTATGGGTGTGGAAAATAGAAATACCGAAATGTCAATACCAATTACTATTTCGTTTTTTCCGTCACCATCTATATCGTTTATGGCTAATTTTTTACCAGAGGAAGACATGAACATCCCTACAGCACCGCTTTCTGCGCTTAGTCTCAAAGCTAATGTATAACCATCCCAAGACCATATTCTTAATTGTGCATAGTATGTTTCGCCGTTAAAATGTCGTCCAATCGTGACAATTTCTTTGTTTCCGTCGGCATCTACGTCGCTTACTGCTACATTGAGAGCGTAAGTGTCTTGGTACGTGTACCACTGGTTACCCGCCTCCCAGTTAAGAGTTGAACCATCCCAAGTACAAATCCTTAACATCGCACACTCATGCCCAAGGTTTTTGTCGTAGAAGTAGCCTGTAACAATTATTTCCGTATCCCCATCTCCATCCACATCGTCCAACGCTACCGCATGCCATTCAGCGTCACCACTAACCATCCACTCAAAACTTGTTTCGAGTTTTAAGGTTGTGCCAGTTACATTCCAGATGGTTAATGCACCATGAAAACCTGTTCCGAAGGATGTGGTATTCCAATAGCCTACCGCAATTATTTCCGCGGTGCCGTCTTTATCCACATCACCTATTGCGACATCAAAAAATTTCGATTCACCAGCCTCATCAGGCCAGTACCAGCCTGTTTTCCTTTCCATTACCGTTCCATTCCAGCTTAAAACAATAAGCAAACTATGCACCAAGGTGCCAAAAAATTTTCCGTAACCAACAACCACGATCTCTGTATTTGTTGTGTTATCAACATTTCCTAACGCCACAGAATAGAAGCGTGTGTCAGATGACCACATATATGCTGGCTCGATGATTTCTTTATGTTCCTCAACCAAGTTTGTGCCGTTCCAGTGCCATATATCTACTTCACCTTCATAAACGCCAAGTGTGAAGTTATAGAAGTATCCTGCCGTAACAATCTCGGTTGCACCATCTCCGTCCACATCGCCAATGGTGCTTGCCATTGAATAACTGGCATCTCCAGTAAGCCATTCACAGCTTGTTTCCAGTTCAAGTCCCCTTGACGCATACGCTAGATTTGGCATGAAAGCCATTAGCATTGTTGCAGCAATCAAGAATCCAACAATTTTTATGTTCAATTTTCCTTTCAAATTTATCCATCCCCATTCCAAATACAATCCAAAATTTTTAATGCTAGGAATATTTAACAGTTAAGTTCAAAATACATTTCGAAGTCGGAATCTAGTGGATTTTGCTTCCTTCTGCTATGTCCTTTTCTGGTTGCAGGGCTACCACGTTGCCTTTATCGTCTTCAGCCGCCAAAATCATGCATTGGGATTCCACGCCCATGAACTTTCTCCGCTGCAGGTTTAGGATAAAAGCGTATTTCTTGCCTACAAGGTCTTCTGGCTTATACCACTGCAAAAGTCCAGCAACGGCTTGACGTTTTTCTGTTCCGAAGTCCACAATCATCCTTATGAGGTTCCGTGAACCCGGAATTTGGTTTGCCTCTAAAACTTTTCCAACACGCATATCAAGTTTTTGAAACTCTTCAAATGTTATTTCCGTCATAGGCATCACCTCAAATTCGTTTAAATCCCGTTTTAAGTTTTGCGCGAAGCCCTCCTCTTCTTTATCCTTTCAACGGTTTTTGCCACGCCTTCCCATCCTTCGGTAGTCTTCGAATGGATTATTTCGAAGGCCTCCTTCGAAGTTAGTCCAGGCAACTCTTCGCCAACAGCCTTCCTAGCCAAATAAGCAGCAGCATTCAAGACCTCGCCGTTTAGCCGCGAATCCATCAAATCCGCTAAGTGGCAAATCAAAGCCTCAATGGTGTGCGGTCTGATGGGGCCATATTCTCCGTGGTGGGCGGAAACCACATGTATAAGCTCCAATGGGAAACCTCTTCGAACAAGTTCCGATATGACGATGGACAAGTGGTCCATGTAGTCGGCCAAACCAGTTGTGCCATAACTCCCATTCTCGTTCACGGTATAGGTTACTGGTTTGAAGATGTCGTGGAGCAGCATGCCAGCAACAACAAGGTCGCGGTTCACCTTCCCATGATAAACCTTCTCAACGGAATTGCACAAAGCCAAAGCCAGATTTGTTGCGGAGATGATGTGCTCTATATAGCCGCCGGGATAACAGTGATGATGAGACAAGCCGGCTGGCGCAACATCTAACGGTAAACCGGAATAGACCTTACCGTCAACCTCAAAAACTGGATTCTCAAGAAGTTCAACAACCTTTTTACGAAGTTCTTTGTCGCGAATTTTCTCCGTTAAAGCCCTTATTTTTGGATGAAGCAAACTTTCACCCATCCGCTGTCACTTAATGCCATTCACTATTTACATCTTCAAGGATATTACACTTTACAACCAATTGGGCGTTTAGGGCGAATTTTGTTCCGCTCCGCAGTCGCTATATCATGCGCCATTCTTAATGGTTCTGGAACACCACCGTAACGCGTGCAGTGCCTAACAATTTCTATGGCCGTTTTAAGCGAAACCATGTGCCCAACACTAACATAAAGAATCTTCCCAACCGAAGTCTTTAACGCAACCCCAACAGTTTCGCCCTCATGCCAAAGATAAGCGAAATCTCTATCATTGAAAGGCTCAACTTCACCGACAAGTCTGCTCTTTGCAACGCCTATCGTGGGTTTGCCTAGAACTACTCCCAAGTGGCTTGCAAAGCCGCATCGATATGGATGCGCATAACCTTGCCCGTCAACCAAGAAAACATCTGGCTGAATTTTCAACTTTCTAATGCACATAAGTGTGGGAGGTAACTCCCTAAATGAAAGAAGCGTTGGAACATACGGAAACGTAACTTTGCAAACGGCTGTTTGAGCCTCAACAAGGCCCAAACTATCATAGTCTAGAACGGCAACTGCGCTTGTAGCTAAGCTTCCAGCGTAGGCAACATCGACGCCTGCCACGTAGCGGATTTCTCTTGACAGTCTATCCTCAAAAATAATATGCTTTAAAAGTTGAAGCTGCGCCTTGCGTGCCTTTTCAACCGAAAAGTGGCACTTTAAATCGGATAGGCTCATTTATCTTCCTTTTTCAAGAGCCTCAAAGCGTCTTTCCAGCTTTTCAAAACGCCTCATATACTTTTCAAGAGATTGCCTCCGCATTTCATGGGTTACATCGCCTCTTGTGGTTTCGATAATTTTTCTTGCCACATCGCATTTTCTTCGAAGTCCCGGAACCAGCATGTAGGCTTCATCCATAGCCATGAGCTCGGTGTAAATCTCATCCATTACTTTTAGGCATTCCTCACTTTTTCGCGCATCACCGTTCCGTAGAGCATCCAAAGCCAAACGTCTATATTCGCCAATAACATCTGCAAGTCCAAGAACATAATCTATTGAAGGCACATTAATCTCCACTGGTGTAACAAAGCGTCCCTCCTCAACCAGCGTGAGAAATATGTTTGCCTCAGCATACTCTTGAAGGGCAACATCATATAAGCCGCTATGAATTATGTCTGGATGCTCCTCCGCAATTGCATTAAGCCTAGAAATTATTTCCCCAGCCTTTTCAAGAAGTCTCCTTGCCTCTTTAAGCCTTTTCTGGTGAATAAAAAGTATCGCCTGCTTAGAAATGCTGGTTAATTTTCTCATGTCAGCTTGGGCTTTATCTCGAACTTTCTCTTTACCCTTAAGCTCCCTTCTAATCTGCTTTAGAACCGCTTTCAAAGAGGCCATATGCCCTAACACTTCTACTTCGTTGTTCCTATGAAATTAGAGGGAAACTGCTATTTTATCGTTGCCAAAAAGTTTGGAGGATAGCGGAAAAGTTTCGACGCCTTAAGGCTTTTAACTGGTTTGCTGCTGCCTTTCCTGCTGTTCTGGCCAGCGCTCTATGAGTAGCTTGTCATCTCCTATTTTGAAGCTTACCTTCACGAATATTGAGTCCGAGCCTTTGAATGGAAACATGCTGTCTTCAGCCAAGTCCTTTGGCAGGTATATTAGGAATTTGCCATCTTTCCTCCTGAATAATCTGCCTTTTCCTTCATTAACCATGGGTTGCACCTCGATGGAAGTGATTTTGAACACCAATGAATAATGAGCGAGTTATTTAACCTTTACTCCGTGCCCTAAGTATAGAAAGCCTTAACCTTGTGAAAATTTTATGGGCTTTTCAAGTTTGCTTAGCAATACTACACGGCTGTCCTCAGACTCGTCAATGATCTTGTAGCCTGTAGCGCTTGCAAGTTGTAGAGCAAAATCGCGTATTTCTTTGTGGCTTGGCATGGATTCGTAACCCAAGCGCAGCCTTGAAAAGCCAACATGCATGTAGGCTTTAGGCTCAACGTATGTGGGGTTAGCCTTCTCTATAAGCTTGGCATATTCCTCAACATTTCCCATGTTTAGACCGCGTACAGCAGTTATGCGAATCACCGTTGGACAGCTAAAACTTTTTAGAAGCTCTAATGTTTCGTTAAGCATCATCCAAGCATCTGCGGATATGGGACGACAAACTTTCCGATGAATTTCCTTGTTTGGAGCGCATACGGAAATGTAAAGCTGGGTTGGCTCATGGCTTAGTTTAGCCAGCGCAGATGGGACAGTGCCGTTTGACACCAGAAAAGTGGTGAAGCCCCTTTTATGAAAGGCATATATAAGCTCGTCTATAGGCTCGTAGAGGGTTGGCTCGCCAGTTAGGCTTATCGCCGCGTGTTTTGGCCTTAGGGCTTCCTTAAACTTTTGAGGGTCTGCCTTAGGATTTCCCTTATAACCGCTCAAGATTTCAAGCTGCGCCTTTATGCTTCCCTCAACAATTTCTTCTGGGGAATCCCATTTTGGCAGTTTAGTCTCTTCCCATGTGATTTGGAGGTCTCCGCTCTGGGCCCTCCAGCAGAAGAGGCATCTCTGCGTGCAATAGAAAAGCGATGGTGTCATCTGAATGCACTGGTGGGATTTTATTCCGTAAAACTTCTGCTTGTAACATGGTCTATTGTGGATGAGACTTTCATAAAGCCATCTGCACCTTTTGACAGCCGAATGTCTACCGACAATGTGGTATTTATGTTTCTTCAACGCTTTAACAAGCGCTTCTGGAACGAGACTCATTATTGACGCCACTAAAGGCTTTTCCATTTGTCTAAAATCTTAAACAAGTTTTATAAAAAGTGTCCCTTTTCACTGCTTAAAACAATATTCAATGCTTTGGAATTCTGAGCACAATTTTGCTACCTCACCCTTGATTATCTCTGGATCTTCTCTATCCAAAACTGCCCTTTTAATAAGCTCGGCTATTTTTGCCATCTCCTCCTCCCTCATTCCACGCCTTGTAATCTCGCATGTTCCAAGCCTTATGACACAGTCTACAATTATGTTTGCCCGCTGAAGTTTTTCGGCTATCTCCCTGCCCCGCTCATAATTCCCGAAGTCCAAGATAACTTGGTGAGACTGGGTAAAGCCTAGATGCGGGCATTTAACTGGAAAACCATAGTCGTGCAGGTTTTTGGCTAAAGCTTTCGCATTGCGGATGACTTGTTCGGCGTATTCTCTTCCGAACTCCTTCATTTCTGCAAGTGCCAAAGTTAATGCTGCAATGCGGTTCCAATGGGCGTTATCCACAAACCTAGGGTAAATTTTAGCCTTCAAGGCTTCGCCATGCTCTTTATCGGCAAGAATCATGCCGCCTTGCGGTCCGAAAAAGGACTTATGCGTAGAGCCGAACAAGACATTTGCGCCTTCCCTTAACGGATCTTGAAATTGTTTTCCAGCAATAAGCCCCAAAACATGAGAGCCGTCAAAACCAACATATGCACCAATTTCACGGGCGATTTTGGCTAACTCTTTGACTGGATGCGGAAAAGTTATGAGGCTTGCACCAAAAATTACGAGTTTGGGCTTTACGCGCTTAATGGTTTCTTCGGCTTTTCCAACATCAATGTTCATGATGTCCTTCAAGAATGGAAAGGAAACCGTCCTTAAACCCAAAAGCCCAGCTAATCCATCATGCCATAGTCCAGGATAGCCGCCATCTTCTGGTGAGACGCACATGAGCACGTCGCCTGGCTTGGAGAAACAAGCTACAAAAATCATGTCTGCAATATGCCCTGAAAGTGGACGTAGATCAGCAGTTTCAGCTCCAAAAACATCTTTCGCCAATTCCTCTCCGAACTGTTCAACTTCGTCCATAAATCTTGTGCCCATGTAAAAGCGGTCTCTGGCAGTATAGCGGTGACCAAGCTCAGAGCTGAGGAGCCCGCGCACAGCCGGGCTCATAACATTCTCCGAAGGGATAAGGTTTAGGCATTCTTTTCCACGCCAATTCTCATGTTTTTTAACCAAAGCTAAAATCTCGCTGATCATAGACACACCGTCGTGCATGCCCATACTTTTGAGCGCGGCTGTTTAAATGAGTTGTCTACAAAAACAGTTTAAAACTAGATGCTTTGAATAGCAACGGGTTGTTGAAAAGGTAAAGTTTAAAATGTTCTCTTTATAGTAAATG
This window harbors:
- a CDS encoding replication factor C small subunit, producing the protein MWAEKYRPKTLDEMVNQKEIVERLKSFVKAKNVPHCIFAGPPGTGKTTAALCLARDLYGESYREYIMELNASDERGIDVVRETVKTFARVRSIGEVPFKIMILDEADNMTADAQQALRRTMERYTETCRFILCANYSGKIIEPIQSRCAPFRFTYLPREEHDKYLRYIAENEGVKLLNDGLDAIYEVCGGDLRRAINTLQAAASLGKPIDAKIVYSITGRANPADVQKMIETAMRGDFLEARKQLRDMIQKYGVAGSDIIRQIHTEIFRADIPEPWKIKLADIVGEIDYRLVEGADEEVQLSALLARLVEAAYEIRGSRKV
- a CDS encoding replication factor C large subunit → MYQPWTVKYKPKSLGEVVGNREAIQKFVEWVKSWDKGIPKKRAAFLYGPPGVGKTVTVEALASDFRMELVEKNASDYRTEEAVKRFAGLASQYGSLFGTRRIILFDELDGLTGTADKGGVKAITDIIKTAQCPIVLIANNAFDPRFTNLRNYCLLIEFKKPPVTDVLKHLKAICLKEGIDAEENALKFIAQRSEGDIRSAVTDLQALAQGKKSLTYEDVAWLGFRDRQETIFTVLRMILYGKTCEGAKRAVNMADVDIDMLFEWIYENVPDHLTDPHDLAEAMDALSMADVYRGRIRATQDWSFIRYVIDYMTAGVAMARQNTKAHGFIPFKFPTRIQMLSRSKAERATQLNIGQKIKRKCHISANRASKEIIPYLKIIFKNNVNMAAGIAKWLDLDAEMIEYLAEDKKKADAIAKLVG
- a CDS encoding carboxypeptidase regulatory-like domain-containing protein, whose translation is MYLEWGWINLKGKLNIKIVGFLIAATMLMAFMPNLAYASRGLELETSCEWLTGDASYSMASTIGDVDGDGATEIVTAGYFYNFTLGVYEGEVDIWHWNGTNLVEEHKEIIEPAYMWSSDTRFYSVALGNVDNTTNTEIVVVGYGKFFGTLVHSLLIVLSWNGTVMERKTGWYWPDEAGESKFFDVAIGDVDKDGTAEIIAVGYWNTTSFGTGFHGALTIWNVTGTTLKLETSFEWMVSGDAEWHAVALDDVDGDGDTEIIVTGYFYDKNLGHECAMLRICTWDGSTLNWEAGNQWYTYQDTYALNVAVSDVDADGNKEIVTIGRHFNGETYYAQLRIWSWDGYTLALRLSAESGAVGMFMSSSGKKLAINDIDGDGKNEIVIGIDISVFLFSTPIIRVLSWDGKILTTKESKEWGNATNIEDVSIGDVDADGTIEIVTIGYAWAFMMPTPTQSELAIWSVSKVASSITVSVSPSSMVIGSHVIISGRITDETGDNPIPNAEVTIEFSREPLPVLVIIGKAITNENGEYTFTWIPGAVGNYLIRATWKGDYEHEGAAATTTLTVEKAPSLITLTLSSYIAKVGDSISVSGVLYPAKTAAITLHYTKPDSSTSTSTVHSNQNGVFTDTFTVDQVGEWQIKASWSGDEQYKAAESAPAPLTVTKIQSTLSITASQLTVNVGEEITINGALTPGQTANIILTYTMPNGTSTTKTVQSTSTGTFTYTIKLDKAGTWQVKASWAGDAQHTAAESTSITLTAQAADLTAPMFALGGLGLGIIALVLAVVALLMYSKKPKTAPPPPAQPTQPS
- the metG gene encoding methionine--tRNA ligase subunit beta; its protein translation is MTEITFEEFQKLDMRVGKVLEANQIPGSRNLIRMIVDFGTEKRQAVAGLLQWYKPEDLVGKKYAFILNLQRRKFMGVESQCMILAAEDDKGNVVALQPEKDIAEGSKIH
- a CDS encoding HDIG domain-containing protein, translated to MGESLLHPKIRALTEKIRDKELRKKVVELLENPVFEVDGKVYSGLPLDVAPAGLSHHHCYPGGYIEHIISATNLALALCNSVEKVYHGKVNRDLVVAGMLLHDIFKPVTYTVNENGSYGTTGLADYMDHLSIVISELVRRGFPLELIHVVSAHHGEYGPIRPHTIEALICHLADLMDSRLNGEVLNAAAYLARKAVGEELPGLTSKEAFEIIHSKTTEGWEGVAKTVERIKKRRASRKT
- a CDS encoding endonuclease V; translated protein: MSLSDLKCHFSVEKARKAQLQLLKHIIFEDRLSREIRYVAGVDVAYAGSLATSAVAVLDYDSLGLVEAQTAVCKVTFPYVPTLLSFRELPPTLMCIRKLKIQPDVFLVDGQGYAHPYRCGFASHLGVVLGKPTIGVAKSRLVGEVEPFNDRDFAYLWHEGETVGVALKTSVGKILYVSVGHMVSLKTAIEIVRHCTRYGGVPEPLRMAHDIATAERNKIRPKRPIGCKV
- the twy1 gene encoding 4-demethylwyosine synthase TYW1, with amino-acid sequence MSLVPEALVKALKKHKYHIVGRHSAVKRCRWLYESLIHNRPCYKQKFYGIKSHQCIQMTPSLFYCTQRCLFCWRAQSGDLQITWEETKLPKWDSPEEIVEGSIKAQLEILSGYKGNPKADPQKFKEALRPKHAAISLTGEPTLYEPIDELIYAFHKRGFTTFLVSNGTVPSALAKLSHEPTQLYISVCAPNKEIHRKVCRPISADAWMMLNETLELLKSFSCPTVIRITAVRGLNMGNVEEYAKLIEKANPTYVEPKAYMHVGFSRLRLGYESMPSHKEIRDFALQLASATGYKIIDESEDSRVVLLSKLEKPIKFSQG